Proteins encoded together in one Tripterygium wilfordii isolate XIE 37 chromosome 14, ASM1340144v1, whole genome shotgun sequence window:
- the LOC120015318 gene encoding 7-deoxyloganetic acid glucosyltransferase-like — translation MVVNKKVKLEMELAANDSSRSPHVLIFPAPAQGHVDSMLKLSELLSLAGLRITFLNSDYNHNRLVRYTDVQARFAQYPGFQFKTIWDGLPNDHPRSGHEIMDVFDAMNSATKPLLEKMLTQSDPPVNCIIGDGIMGWVIDVAEQLDIPIIHFRTIGASCFWAYYCLHDTIEARQLPINGIEDMDRLITTVPGMETFLRCRDLPSFCRASDLDDPNLRLVKTETRQSPRTRGLILNTFEDLEGLMLSQIHTQCPNIYTIGPIHAHLNTRLGVNGTETQSSNSLWEVDMSCISWLDKQPPKSVIYVSFGSITVMTRCQFMEFWFGLVNSKKRFLWVTRPDSISGSGAGGGEIPVEIELGTKERGYMVSWAPQKEVLSHNAVGGFLTHSGWNSTLESIVSGVPMICWPYFADQQLNSRFVSEVWKLGLDMKDVCDRKVVEKMVNDLMVERREEFVRSTDKMARLAKKSVTEGGSSYCNLDRLIEDIRLMSMQSYGH, via the exons ATGGTggtgaacaaaaaagtgaaacttgagatggAACTGGCAGCTAATGACTCTTCTCGTTCTCCTCATGTTCTCATCTTCCCTGCACCTGCGCAAGGCCATGTAGACTCCATGCTCAAGCTGTCCGAGCTTCTCTCCCTCGCCGGCCTCCGAATCACTTTTCTTAACTCCGATTACAATCACAACAGACTTGTCCGATACACTGATGTTCAAGCCCGGTTCGCCCAATATCCCGGATTCCAATTCAAGACCATTTGGGATGGGCTACCAAATGACCATCCAAGATCTGGTCACGAAATCATGGATGTCTTTGATGCTATGAATTCGGCAACAAAGCCGCTCCTCGAAAAGATGCTCACCCAGAGTGACCCGCCGGTTAATTGTATTATTGGTGATGGGATTATGGGGTGGGTTATTGATGTTGCTGAGCAGCTTGATATTCCAATCATTCATTTCCGGACAATTGGTGCTAGCTGCTTCTGGGCTTATTATTGTCTTCATGACACGATTGAAGCTCGTCAATTGCCTATAAATG GAATCGAAGATATGGATCGGTTGATAACAACTGTACCGGGCATGGAAACGTTTCTCCGGTGCCGAGATCTCCCAAGTTTCTGCAGAGCTAGTGATCTCGACGACCCAAATCTCCGACTCGTCAAAACAGAGACCCGACAGTCTCCTCGAACCCGTGGACTGATTTTGAACACATTCGAAGATCTTGAAGGACTGATGCTTTCCCAAATCCATACTCAGTGTCCCAATATCTACACAATCGGTCCAATCCACGCTCACCTAAACACAAGACTAGGCGTCAATGGAACAGAAACTCAATCATCGAACAGTCTGTGGGAAGTTGACATGAGCTGCATTTCATGGCTTGACAAACAACCCCCAAAATCAGTCATCTATGTAAGCTTTGGAAGCATTACAGTGATGACAAGATGCCAATTCATGGAATTCTGGTTCGGACTTGTGAATAGCAAGAAGAGATTCTTATGGGTCACAAGACCTGATTCAATATCCGGGAGCGGCGCTGGTGGTGGTGAGATTCCGGTGGAGATTGAATTGGGGACCAAGGAGAGAGGGTACATGGTGAGTTGGGCCCCTCAAAAGGAGGTCCTGAGTCACAATGCTGTAGGTGGGTTTTTGACACACTCTGGATGGAATTCAACTTTGGAGAGTATTGTCTCTGGTGTCCCCATGATTTGCTGGCCCTACTTTGCTGACCAACAGTTGAATAGCAGGTTTGTGAGTGAGGTGTGGAAGCTTGGTTTGGACATGAAGGATGTGTGTGATAGAAAAGTAGTTGAGAAGATGGTGAATGATCTGATGGTGGAGAGGAGGGAAGAGTTTGTTAGATCAACGGATAAGATGGCTCGGTTGGCTAAAAAAAGTGTCACTGAAGGTGGGTCCTCTTATTGTAACTTGGACCGTTTGATTGAGGACATCAGGTTGATGAGCATGCAATCATATGGTCATTAA
- the LOC120014166 gene encoding glutathione S-transferase T3-like, giving the protein MDSMYNSYASLLMSDELDDEHNIDQLESQIPSEVMPLTGTSRRSQNFSIDDDKLLVSAWLNTSKDSTHGNAQNANRYWQRISEFFNIHGGPRTQASLKQRWNDINKKCQNFLVDDAKSMNADLEHKPFLLEHCWIILKDEAKWQETLSNKRHKTSSVSLHDLNESPIGGDNDERSINQDRPLGIKAAKKLAASGSKSSISDEILKEKLNIERAKYEQRDRALLEQQRDRELKEREMERSWEIEVMSKDLRGMDPMVAEYWKNARIEIMAKKGYNF; this is encoded by the exons ATGGATTCCATGTACAATTCATATGCATCGTTGCTCATGAGCGATGAATTAGACGATGAACATAATATTGATCAATTGGAGTCACAAATTCCATCCGAGGTTATGCCGTTAACAGGCACTAGTCGAAGAAGTCAGAATTTCTCAATTGACGATGACAAACTCCTTGTCTCCGCTTGGCTAAATACTAGTAAAGATTCAACACATGGGAATGCTCAAAATGCTAATAGATATTGGCAAAGAATTAGTGAATTCTTCAACATCCATGGAGGTCCCCGTACCCAAGCATCTCTAAAGCAAAGGTGGAATGATATTAACAAGAAGTGTCAAAATTTTCTG GTAGATGATGCAAAATCCATGAACGCTGACTTAGAGCATAAACCATTTCTACTTGAGCATTGTTGGATTATATTGAAGGATGAAGCTAAATGGCAAGAAACTCTCTCAAACAAGAGGCATAAGACTTCTAGTGTCTCCCTACATGACCTTAATGAGTCTCCCATTGGCGGAGATAATGATGAACGTTCCATTAATCAAGATAGACCACTAGGCATAAAAGCCGCAAAAAAACTTGCTGCAAGTGGATCGAAGTCCTCAATTTCGGATGAGATCTTGAAAGAGAAACTTAATATCGAACGCGCAAAATATGAACAACGTGATAGAGCTCTACTTGAACAGCAACGAGATAGAGAGCTAAAGGAAAGGGAGATGGAGAGGAGTTGGGAAATAGAAGTTATGTCCAAAGACCTTAGAGGCATGGATCCCATGGTGGCTGAGTATTGGAAGAATGCTAGGATAGAGATAATGGCCAAAAAGGgttataatttttaa